In a single window of the Zea mays cultivar B73 chromosome 5, Zm-B73-REFERENCE-NAM-5.0, whole genome shotgun sequence genome:
- the LOC118471984 gene encoding uncharacterized protein, translating to MAAASPAPSRPRPSGELPSMSRSLGRSPCRSPCAALVVAGVSGRIAICFRASRNRRSGFNDQVIKLFEFYEAEDPEHLIGEGCLWCNLCPGKEEGVEADLQEF from the exons atggcggcggccagccCTGCCCCCAGCCGACCTCGACCCTCCGGCGAGCTGCCCTCCATGTCCCGGTCGCTTGGTCGTTCGCCGTGCCGATCGCCCTGCGCTGCTCTCGTCGTCGCCGGGGTTAGTGGCCGG atcgcgatctgtttccgagcttcgaggaatcgacggtcaggcTTCAATGACCAAGTGatcaagctcttcgagttctacgaggctgaagaccctgagcatctgattggtgaag gttgcctttggtgcaatctatgcccaggtaaagaagaaggcgtcgaggcggatctccaggagttctag